A single genomic interval of uncultured Pseudodesulfovibrio sp. harbors:
- a CDS encoding GGDEF domain-containing protein has product MQKRTMKRGKRPELMWGLGLSDTHKTDIEQGVGPGFHIRNFPTEDLPKAKDMAQEEKPSAAWIPWSVWADLPEFRKEEYRQQDSTQRILIQDENDQAVEMDRVLSEGFLTVVRSPLTRPKVQDAMFRAKEVTSMYSDIYRMTEEIMLERELLARKTDQLMFLNRILASATESLDPSTILMNAKETLSLILPIKMLHAVFWNHQQDSDVSDAEIFLNGKMTPEAESGWVEHLMASAASMGSGPVNGFQIIHVDPARRPEFGLKPEDGRLVTMPLSAGSETFGCLALLCEPGYRLGKDQVETFRSAVNHLGLALRNALMFKEVKLRADHDGLTRIYNRHSFEERLVYEIKRRRRYNHDLSLLMVDLDYFKNVNDTYGHKAGDMVLRKVGEILTETFRGTDLAARYGGEEFVVLLPHTSEQDAWKLAERVRESIQSSQFHFDGQDFTVTASIGVASVEAGALTKDDDLIIKADKALYKAKNNGRNMVVVSKPKADQVAMQ; this is encoded by the coding sequence ATGCAGAAACGGACAATGAAGCGGGGAAAGCGCCCGGAACTTATGTGGGGACTGGGGCTGAGCGATACGCATAAGACCGACATCGAACAGGGTGTCGGGCCGGGATTCCATATTCGAAATTTTCCGACAGAAGACCTTCCCAAGGCCAAGGACATGGCGCAGGAGGAAAAGCCTTCCGCCGCATGGATTCCGTGGTCGGTGTGGGCTGATCTCCCGGAGTTCCGCAAGGAAGAATACCGTCAGCAGGACTCCACGCAGCGCATTCTCATTCAGGATGAGAATGACCAGGCTGTCGAGATGGACCGTGTCCTTTCCGAAGGGTTCCTTACTGTGGTCCGTTCTCCCCTGACCCGGCCCAAGGTGCAGGACGCCATGTTCCGCGCCAAGGAAGTCACCAGCATGTATTCGGACATCTACCGGATGACCGAGGAAATCATGCTTGAACGGGAACTCCTTGCCCGCAAGACCGACCAGCTCATGTTCCTGAACAGAATCCTCGCCTCGGCCACCGAGAGCCTGGACCCCTCCACCATCCTGATGAATGCGAAGGAGACCCTGAGTCTTATCCTGCCCATCAAGATGCTGCACGCGGTGTTCTGGAACCATCAGCAGGATTCAGACGTGTCCGATGCGGAAATTTTCTTGAACGGCAAGATGACGCCGGAAGCTGAAAGCGGCTGGGTAGAGCATCTGATGGCCTCGGCAGCCAGCATGGGCAGCGGCCCGGTCAACGGGTTCCAGATCATCCATGTCGATCCTGCCCGCCGTCCGGAATTTGGTCTTAAACCGGAAGACGGACGTCTTGTCACCATGCCGCTTTCCGCCGGTTCCGAAACATTCGGCTGTCTGGCACTGCTCTGTGAACCGGGCTACCGTCTCGGCAAGGATCAGGTCGAGACGTTCCGTTCCGCGGTCAACCACCTCGGTCTTGCCCTGCGAAACGCGCTCATGTTCAAGGAAGTCAAGCTGCGCGCTGACCATGACGGCCTGACCCGCATTTACAATCGCCACTCCTTTGAGGAACGGCTGGTTTATGAAATCAAGCGCCGCCGACGTTACAATCACGATCTTTCCCTGCTCATGGTCGATCTCGATTATTTCAAGAACGTCAACGACACCTATGGGCACAAGGCCGGTGACATGGTGCTCCGCAAGGTCGGTGAAATTCTCACCGAAACCTTCCGAGGCACAGACCTCGCGGCCCGGTACGGAGGCGAAGAGTTCGTGGTGCTGCTGCCGCACACCAGTGAGCAGGACGCATGGAAACTCGCTGAACGGGTGCGTGAATCCATCCAGTCCAGCCAGTTCCATTTCGACGGACAGGACTTCACCGTGACCGCATCCATCGGCGTGGCATCGGTCGAGGCCGGAGCCTTGACCAAGGATGACGACCTCATCATCAAGGCGGACAAGGCCCTTTACAAGGCCAAGAACAACGGGCGGAACATGGTCGTCGTGTCCAAGCCCAAGGCCGATCAGGTCGCCATGCAGTGA
- a CDS encoding TIGR01777 family oxidoreductase: MRAIIAGGTGFIGQALAAELKEHGWEIVILSRAPSRVAEIFGSGVIGMHWDNGDWPDMLGPETAIINLSGENIGKGRWTAAKKQRILESRVKAGRHIVEAIRSSGQPLAVLIQASAVGYYGPQETKPLDESTPSGEGFLADVARQWEASTVELDEMGIRRCVIRTGAVLGHGGMLSQMMPPFRYFMGGPIGSGFQGVSWIHLADEVRAIRFLLETPTASGAYNLTAPTPVRFRKFARILAETMHRPHKLRTPAFIIRLLFGEMADELLLSGQLVLPKRLLDAGFEFRFPEVREALEDLIG; this comes from the coding sequence ATGCGCGCAATCATTGCGGGTGGAACAGGTTTTATCGGTCAGGCTCTGGCAGCGGAACTCAAGGAACATGGATGGGAAATCGTGATCCTGTCGCGTGCTCCCTCTCGCGTAGCCGAGATATTCGGATCAGGCGTCATCGGCATGCACTGGGACAACGGAGACTGGCCGGACATGCTCGGACCGGAAACGGCGATCATCAATCTCAGCGGTGAAAATATCGGAAAAGGCCGATGGACTGCGGCAAAAAAGCAACGGATTCTGGAAAGCCGGGTCAAGGCGGGCAGACACATTGTCGAGGCAATCCGAAGTTCGGGACAACCTCTGGCAGTACTGATTCAGGCATCCGCCGTGGGATATTACGGTCCGCAAGAGACAAAGCCGCTGGACGAGTCCACTCCGTCCGGTGAAGGATTTCTGGCCGACGTGGCCCGACAGTGGGAGGCCTCGACCGTCGAACTCGACGAAATGGGCATCCGCAGATGCGTCATCCGCACCGGAGCCGTGCTCGGACATGGCGGTATGCTTTCACAGATGATGCCGCCGTTCAGGTATTTCATGGGCGGCCCCATCGGGTCGGGTTTTCAGGGCGTCTCATGGATACATCTGGCCGACGAAGTACGGGCCATCCGTTTCCTGCTGGAAACTCCGACGGCCAGCGGCGCATACAACCTGACCGCGCCCACGCCAGTCCGTTTCCGCAAATTCGCACGCATCCTCGCCGAGACCATGCACCGCCCGCACAAGCTGCGGACCCCGGCCTTCATCATACGCCTTCTCTTCGGCGAAATGGCCGACGAACTGCTCCTTTCCGGTCAGCTCGTCCTGCCGAAACGTCTTCTGGACGCGGGATTCGAGTTCCGCTTCCCGGAAGTCCGTGAAGCGCTGGAGGATTTGATCGGCTGA
- a CDS encoding ATP-binding protein has product MTPDPIRINPTTRREKKRRKREYILAVVFLVLIVGLTWAELKYLSGDYYLILNLLILNVVLLLAMLFYVARNAVRLMLERRRRVLGSKLRTRLVLAFISLSLIPTALIYLVSVKFVQTSVDYWFKGQVEESMEQALELGRAFYGSAQERLERRGANMISDIVQSQFAWGGKGMDKYLNKKFGEYDLSLVGVINPDGREQNTHASTQWSKAWPEIKGKIDWQSLKADPRSWTTIIPKPGSDLVLGVIPVDEGRTGYLVIGETVGQGLLHRLDQIVRGLDEYKKLKTRKYPWKMNLYLTLGVMAMLIILGAIWFGFRLAKELSAPVQALAAGTERIARGDLSVRLEDRSDDELGFLVQSFNRMAEDLEQSQKSVQQANVRLAQQNQELERRGQYIEAVLNNITSGVISMDADGRIGTVNTAAEDILGVPGTLLIGRKAHELLTGDFSNMMKEAMLQLAASPGTLWQRQIDLPVGDRTVRALINVVALQNVGGHHAGHVAVFEDITELEKIQRLAAWREVARRIAHEIKNPLTPIKLSAQRLQRKYGEQVDEQVFNDCTGLIIKQVERLQNMVTEFSAYAKLPEVQPRPDLLSPVLEEVTAMFENTHLDISWDLEFLTPIEKFPFDREAIRKVLINLLTNAAEALKDTYDANVKIRAAHDKEVGLVSITVSDNGPGLPKNSSRMFEPYYTEKKSGTGLGLTIVRSIVSDHRGQVRAKPNSPNGTVFILELPDA; this is encoded by the coding sequence ATGACACCCGATCCGATCCGCATCAACCCGACCACCCGCAGGGAAAAAAAGCGCCGCAAACGGGAATACATTCTCGCCGTGGTCTTCCTTGTGCTCATCGTCGGGCTGACGTGGGCGGAGCTCAAATACCTGAGCGGGGACTATTACCTCATCCTCAACCTGCTCATCCTCAACGTGGTCCTGCTGCTCGCCATGCTGTTTTACGTGGCGAGAAACGCCGTCCGCCTGATGCTGGAACGCCGCCGCCGCGTTCTCGGCTCCAAGCTCAGGACACGCCTTGTTCTCGCGTTCATCTCGCTCTCGCTCATTCCCACGGCACTCATCTATCTCGTCTCGGTCAAATTCGTGCAGACCTCGGTGGACTACTGGTTCAAGGGGCAGGTGGAAGAATCCATGGAGCAGGCGCTCGAACTGGGCCGCGCCTTCTACGGATCGGCGCAGGAACGGCTCGAACGCCGCGGCGCGAACATGATTTCCGACATCGTCCAAAGCCAGTTCGCCTGGGGCGGCAAGGGCATGGACAAATATCTCAACAAGAAATTCGGCGAATACGACCTGAGCCTTGTCGGCGTCATCAATCCCGACGGCAGGGAGCAGAATACGCATGCCTCCACCCAGTGGAGCAAGGCATGGCCCGAGATCAAGGGCAAGATCGACTGGCAGTCCCTCAAGGCCGACCCGCGCTCATGGACGACCATCATCCCCAAACCGGGCAGTGATCTCGTACTCGGCGTCATCCCGGTCGACGAAGGGCGCACAGGCTATCTGGTCATCGGCGAAACAGTGGGGCAAGGACTGCTCCACCGGCTCGACCAGATCGTGCGCGGCCTTGACGAATACAAGAAGCTCAAGACACGCAAATATCCATGGAAGATGAACCTGTACCTGACGCTCGGCGTCATGGCTATGCTCATCATCCTCGGAGCCATCTGGTTCGGGTTCCGGCTCGCCAAGGAACTCTCCGCTCCGGTGCAGGCATTGGCGGCGGGTACCGAACGCATTGCGCGCGGTGACCTGTCCGTGCGTCTGGAAGACCGTTCCGACGATGAACTCGGCTTCCTTGTCCAGTCCTTCAACCGCATGGCCGAAGACCTTGAACAGAGCCAGAAATCGGTGCAGCAGGCCAACGTGCGTCTGGCACAGCAGAATCAGGAGCTTGAACGGCGCGGGCAGTATATCGAGGCAGTGCTCAACAACATCACGTCCGGCGTCATCTCCATGGATGCGGACGGACGCATCGGAACCGTGAACACGGCGGCCGAGGACATCCTCGGCGTCCCCGGGACACTGCTCATCGGCAGAAAGGCGCACGAACTCCTGACCGGCGATTTTTCCAACATGATGAAGGAGGCGATGCTCCAGCTCGCAGCCAGTCCCGGCACGCTGTGGCAGCGGCAGATCGACCTTCCCGTGGGAGACAGAACCGTCCGGGCGCTCATCAACGTGGTGGCGCTGCAAAACGTGGGCGGACACCATGCCGGTCATGTGGCCGTTTTCGAAGACATCACCGAGCTGGAAAAAATTCAGCGTCTCGCGGCATGGCGCGAAGTGGCCCGACGCATCGCCCACGAAATCAAGAACCCGCTCACGCCCATCAAGCTGTCGGCCCAGCGACTGCAACGCAAATACGGAGAACAGGTGGACGAGCAGGTATTCAACGACTGCACCGGCCTGATCATCAAGCAGGTGGAACGGTTGCAGAACATGGTGACCGAATTTTCCGCCTACGCCAAACTGCCCGAAGTGCAGCCACGGCCCGACCTGCTCAGCCCGGTGCTTGAAGAGGTCACGGCCATGTTCGAGAACACCCATCTCGATATCAGCTGGGATCTGGAATTCCTCACACCCATCGAAAAGTTTCCCTTTGACCGCGAAGCCATCCGCAAGGTGCTCATCAACCTGCTGACCAATGCGGCCGAAGCGCTCAAGGACACGTACGACGCCAACGTGAAAATCCGGGCCGCCCACGACAAGGAAGTCGGATTGGTCTCCATCACCGTGTCCGATAACGGCCCCGGCCTGCCCAAGAACTCTTCACGCATGTTCGAACCGTATTACACTGAAAAGAAAAGCGGCACCGGCCTCGGCCTGACCATTGTCCGCTCCATCGTGTCCGACCATCGCGGCCAAGTCCGGGCCAAGCCCAATTCCCCCAACGGGACGGTCTTTATTCTTGAACTCCCGGATGCCTGA
- a CDS encoding DUF4390 domain-containing protein, with translation MRNHDRTRLQGLFTLLAALTLLLSASPAQSQTLNLMPPAIADNAGMLTANFGVTVEERPVLKGELEDGAKLVMKCRVKLFKVRDYWLDSIVAKTNFESVLQFEPLSKDFILTLPNRATPLRGKDLPMLLKEGWGTIETALCPWSELTRGEKYSLQLNITLHETDAPEGLTRLLYFWSWDTGPDSTFQLEFTY, from the coding sequence ATGAGAAACCACGACCGCACACGACTCCAGGGCTTGTTCACGCTGTTGGCAGCCCTGACCCTCCTCCTGTCCGCCTCGCCCGCGCAGAGTCAGACCCTGAATCTGATGCCGCCTGCCATCGCTGACAATGCAGGCATGCTCACCGCCAACTTCGGCGTGACTGTTGAAGAACGTCCCGTGCTCAAGGGAGAGCTGGAAGACGGTGCGAAACTCGTCATGAAATGCCGGGTAAAGCTGTTCAAGGTCAGGGATTACTGGCTTGACTCCATTGTCGCCAAAACGAATTTCGAAAGCGTGCTGCAATTCGAACCGCTGTCCAAGGACTTCATCCTTACCCTGCCCAACCGCGCCACGCCACTGCGCGGCAAGGATCTTCCCATGCTGCTGAAAGAGGGGTGGGGAACCATTGAAACCGCCCTCTGCCCGTGGAGCGAATTGACGCGCGGCGAAAAATACAGCCTGCAACTGAACATTACGCTGCATGAAACCGACGCGCCCGAAGGCCTGACGCGACTGCTGTATTTCTGGTCCTGGGATACCGGCCCGGACAGCACGTTCCAACTGGAATTCACTTATTAG
- a CDS encoding universal stress protein has protein sequence MQKELLLAIGDDRAASYNLRFLKEVFDSFCDLKLTLFYVAPRMATWEMDERSLVPRGTGFDEFKEYTKTKGERSLDDALMWIRDIAGCSGANVRTKVVHSRKGTVRELIDEARKGMYDAMLLGRKGFTWFEEVFENSVTHELLWRDIDFPIWICKQPPASPRHDVLLCVDGSAPALRMVDHAAYMLAEEPRHTFTLFHVARSGYETARSGRVFDEALAMLAEHEISEERIELKMVTSKSVSRAVLKEAVDGRYSAVGVGNHGAGAPNRLREMFPSSLSVKLLRQLTDTALWLTR, from the coding sequence ATGCAAAAGGAACTGCTGCTTGCCATTGGAGATGACCGCGCCGCATCGTACAATCTGCGTTTTCTCAAGGAAGTGTTCGACAGCTTCTGCGATCTGAAGCTGACGCTTTTTTATGTCGCCCCGCGTATGGCGACATGGGAGATGGACGAAAGAAGCCTTGTGCCGAGGGGAACCGGGTTCGATGAATTCAAGGAGTACACCAAGACAAAGGGGGAAAGGTCGCTTGATGACGCCCTGATGTGGATTCGTGATATTGCCGGATGTTCGGGCGCGAATGTGCGTACAAAGGTCGTTCATTCCCGCAAGGGAACCGTGCGTGAATTGATCGATGAGGCCCGGAAGGGCATGTATGACGCCATGCTTCTCGGGCGCAAGGGGTTCACATGGTTCGAAGAGGTTTTCGAGAATTCCGTGACACACGAACTCCTGTGGCGGGATATCGATTTCCCCATCTGGATATGCAAGCAGCCCCCTGCCAGTCCCCGTCATGACGTGCTTTTGTGCGTGGACGGTTCGGCCCCGGCCCTGCGTATGGTAGACCACGCGGCCTACATGCTTGCCGAAGAACCCCGGCATACGTTCACGCTGTTTCATGTGGCCAGAAGCGGTTACGAAACCGCGCGTTCCGGCCGGGTTTTTGACGAAGCCCTTGCCATGCTTGCGGAGCATGAGATTTCCGAGGAGCGCATCGAGCTCAAGATGGTTACCTCGAAAAGCGTTTCCCGCGCCGTGCTCAAGGAGGCCGTTGACGGGCGCTACAGCGCTGTCGGAGTGGGAAACCACGGGGCCGGCGCTCCGAACCGGCTACGGGAAATGTTTCCCAGTTCCCTGTCGGTCAAGCTGCTTCGGCAATTGACCGATACCGCCCTTTGGCTGACCCGGTAG
- a CDS encoding Na+/H+ antiporter NhaC family protein, with protein sequence MRRFSTLLAVCAMAVLGLAVPALAADSSKGAANAEIFGLLTLIPPVVAIVLAFITKNVVLSLFLGVFSGCFMLDLKGWDIYHALIDAFLRFSGEVLGSLADGWNAGIVLQCLAIGGLIALVSKMGGAKAIADALVKRAKTPRSSQFATWLMGLFIFFDDYANSLTVGPIMRPVTDRMKVSREKLSFIIDATAAPIAGIALISTWVAYEVGLIRDGYQMIPIEANAYGVFVETIPYRFYNIFILLFIIFTIWFMREFGPMRKAEIRARTEGKVIADGSTPMAAEESSSLEPVAGIKLSIWNAIIPIGTLIVTAFLGFYFNGYHAIDDEALLASINASPLSFASMRDCFGASDASVVLFQAALIASMVAIGMAVFKKILSIKDAIETWVTGVKSMNITAVILLLAWSLSGVIKELGTATYLVNVLSDTLPAFLLPSIIFILGSIISFATGTSYGTMGILMPLAIPLAYALQADPSYVILNIGSVLTGAIFGDHCSPISDTTILSSMGSACDHIDHVKTQLAYASSVALIAIVAGYIPAGLGMPVYITLPVGIALTAALVRFVGKPIPEA encoded by the coding sequence ATGCGTAGATTTTCAACCCTGCTGGCCGTGTGCGCCATGGCGGTCTTGGGATTGGCCGTTCCTGCACTGGCTGCCGATTCGTCCAAGGGCGCGGCAAACGCCGAGATTTTCGGCCTGCTGACCCTGATCCCCCCTGTCGTCGCGATCGTTCTCGCCTTTATCACCAAAAACGTCGTGCTTTCCCTGTTCCTCGGTGTGTTCTCCGGCTGTTTCATGCTGGATTTGAAGGGATGGGACATTTACCATGCGCTCATCGACGCCTTCCTGCGTTTCTCCGGTGAAGTGCTCGGTTCCCTTGCTGACGGCTGGAACGCCGGTATCGTGCTCCAGTGTCTCGCCATCGGTGGTCTTATCGCCCTCGTTTCCAAGATGGGCGGCGCAAAAGCCATTGCCGACGCATTGGTCAAGCGCGCCAAGACTCCGCGTAGTTCCCAGTTCGCCACCTGGCTCATGGGCCTGTTCATCTTCTTTGATGACTACGCCAACTCCCTGACCGTCGGTCCCATCATGCGCCCGGTCACCGACCGCATGAAAGTTTCCCGCGAAAAGCTTTCCTTCATCATTGACGCCACCGCCGCACCGATCGCCGGTATCGCGCTGATTTCCACATGGGTCGCCTACGAAGTCGGCCTGATCCGTGACGGCTACCAGATGATTCCGATCGAAGCCAACGCCTACGGCGTCTTCGTCGAAACCATCCCGTACCGTTTCTACAACATCTTCATTCTGCTTTTCATCATCTTCACCATCTGGTTCATGCGTGAGTTCGGCCCCATGCGTAAAGCCGAAATTCGCGCCCGTACCGAGGGCAAGGTCATTGCCGACGGTTCCACTCCGATGGCAGCCGAAGAGTCCTCCAGCCTCGAACCCGTTGCAGGCATCAAGCTTTCCATCTGGAATGCCATCATCCCGATCGGCACCCTGATCGTGACCGCCTTCCTCGGTTTCTACTTCAACGGTTACCATGCCATTGACGATGAAGCCCTGCTGGCCTCCATCAACGCATCTCCGCTCAGCTTCGCCTCCATGCGCGATTGCTTCGGCGCATCCGATGCTTCCGTGGTTCTGTTCCAGGCTGCTCTCATTGCCAGCATGGTCGCCATCGGCATGGCCGTCTTCAAGAAGATCCTGTCCATCAAGGACGCTATCGAAACCTGGGTCACCGGCGTAAAGTCCATGAACATCACCGCCGTCATCCTGCTGCTCGCATGGTCGCTTTCCGGCGTCATCAAGGAACTCGGCACCGCCACCTATCTGGTCAACGTGCTTTCCGATACGCTCCCGGCCTTCCTGCTGCCGTCGATCATCTTCATCCTCGGCTCCATCATTTCGTTCGCGACCGGTACTTCCTACGGCACCATGGGTATCCTCATGCCGCTGGCCATCCCGCTCGCCTACGCATTGCAGGCCGATCCTTCCTACGTGATCCTGAACATCGGTTCGGTTCTGACCGGTGCCATCTTCGGTGACCACTGCTCCCCCATTTCGGACACCACCATCCTGTCCTCCATGGGGTCCGCGTGTGACCACATCGATCACGTCAAGACACAGCTTGCCTATGCCAGCTCCGTGGCCCTCATCGCCATTGTCGCTGGTTACATCCCCGCAGGCCTCGGCATGCCGGTCTACATCACGCTGCCCGTGGGCATCGCCCTGACCGCAGCCCTTGTCCGCTTCGTGGGCAAGCCCATTCCCGAAGCCTAA
- a CDS encoding glycosyltransferase family 4 protein, with translation MKIAFCTPFKPLNHPRISGDVTIARDLVETITESGHEMVVLPFFPAKQIDRKPWLWPEAARTLREMIEQARGADCWLTYGSYYKVPDVFGPAATRRLGIPYFLFQASYAQKRGQRLATWAGYRLNRRAMLRADHIFCNRVNDLKGCAKLLPSERYSHVKPGVPDGLFQRDESARNRLREAWRVGDTPVVMTTAMMRPGVKSEGLRWVIESCAELLGKGIDLKLVVAGDGPKRGEIEALATQMLGERAVFPGFVDRAELGGVFSAGDVFAFPGLEESVGMVYLEAQLCGLPVVATDDEGAPHVVAHGRSGLVTSVDRRAFTDAMERLLTDPAYRNELGGQAAGYVKQHHISGNSYREMTDIMERATTVRRQK, from the coding sequence GTGAAGATCGCCTTTTGCACACCGTTCAAACCGCTTAATCATCCGAGAATATCGGGTGACGTGACTATTGCGCGGGATCTGGTTGAAACGATCACGGAATCCGGACATGAAATGGTTGTGCTGCCGTTCTTTCCTGCAAAGCAGATTGACCGGAAACCGTGGCTGTGGCCCGAAGCCGCACGGACCTTGCGGGAAATGATCGAACAGGCGCGCGGTGCGGATTGCTGGCTGACCTACGGCAGTTACTACAAGGTGCCGGACGTGTTCGGCCCTGCGGCGACCAGACGGCTCGGCATTCCCTATTTCCTGTTTCAGGCGTCCTATGCACAGAAGCGCGGGCAGCGGCTGGCAACGTGGGCGGGGTATCGCCTCAACAGGCGGGCCATGCTCCGTGCGGATCACATCTTTTGCAATCGGGTCAACGACCTGAAAGGGTGTGCGAAGCTGTTGCCGAGCGAAAGGTATTCCCATGTGAAACCCGGAGTTCCGGACGGGCTGTTCCAACGTGACGAGTCCGCTCGGAACCGCTTGAGAGAAGCATGGCGGGTGGGGGATACTCCCGTGGTCATGACCACGGCCATGATGCGTCCCGGCGTGAAGAGCGAGGGATTGCGATGGGTGATCGAATCCTGCGCCGAGCTGCTTGGGAAGGGGATTGATCTGAAACTGGTGGTCGCGGGTGACGGTCCCAAGCGTGGGGAAATCGAGGCGCTTGCAACGCAAATGCTCGGTGAACGGGCAGTGTTCCCCGGCTTTGTGGATCGGGCTGAACTCGGCGGCGTTTTCAGTGCGGGGGACGTGTTCGCCTTTCCCGGACTGGAGGAGAGCGTGGGCATGGTCTATCTGGAGGCGCAGCTGTGCGGATTGCCGGTGGTGGCCACGGATGACGAGGGCGCGCCGCATGTGGTCGCGCATGGCCGGTCCGGTCTGGTCACTTCGGTGGACAGGCGGGCATTCACCGATGCCATGGAAAGGCTGCTGACGGACCCGGCGTACCGAAATGAACTGGGCGGACAGGCCGCCGGTTACGTGAAACAGCATCATATTTCCGGGAATAGCTACCGGGAAATGACAGACATAATGGAAAGGGCGACGACCGTCCGGAGACAGAAATAA
- a CDS encoding histidine phosphatase family protein yields the protein MTTFFIMRHGLTEWNRDKRIQGQTDVELCDEGREMAAKWAESLADNEFDRILTSGLKRAEQTAAIINERLNLPVEVDPRLAEQDWGEWTGLDKAAFKDLKRPVRKQENRGFEFRPPGGESRDEVLMRACDALMDFSETHPDERVLVVTHNGVLKCLAYALSGLEFLPREQSPIKPYCLHRIECLENELALGEINMEF from the coding sequence ATGACGACATTTTTCATCATGCGGCATGGACTGACCGAATGGAACCGGGACAAACGCATTCAGGGGCAAACGGATGTCGAGCTGTGCGACGAGGGGCGCGAGATGGCTGCAAAGTGGGCCGAGTCCCTCGCGGACAACGAGTTTGACCGAATCCTGACCAGCGGGCTCAAGCGGGCCGAACAGACGGCGGCGATCATCAACGAACGGCTGAACCTGCCCGTGGAAGTCGATCCCCGGCTCGCGGAGCAGGACTGGGGCGAATGGACCGGGTTGGACAAGGCCGCATTCAAGGATCTGAAACGTCCGGTCCGCAAGCAGGAGAACCGGGGTTTCGAGTTTCGTCCGCCCGGTGGAGAGAGCCGGGATGAGGTACTCATGCGCGCCTGTGACGCCTTGATGGATTTTTCCGAGACCCATCCGGATGAACGGGTGCTCGTCGTGACCCATAACGGGGTGCTCAAGTGTCTGGCCTATGCCCTGTCCGGGCTGGAGTTCCTGCCGCGTGAACAGTCGCCGATCAAGCCGTACTGCCTGCACCGTATCGAGTGTCTGGAGAACGAGCTTGCCCTTGGTGAGATCAACATGGAGTTCTAG
- a CDS encoding glycosyltransferase: MRIVFYCQHVLGVGHVFRSLEIVKGLADHEVIMVTGGAEVDFEPPANMTHVRLPGLMMSPDFKDFIPLEDGVTDVDDVLARRLSRFREIMDEYRPDVFLVELFPFGRRKFRFELLPILEAVRKGTWGPCRAVCSVRDILVEKDDMEKYTRRVLDMLNPNFDDVLVHADPAFVSLGETFPAMELIKPNVHYTGYVARGPRPGAGPALRDELGLGDTPLVVLSAGGGNVDGGLTAAAIEASTILAQTCPHRLCVFTGPYASEERLARCRSLAEGCDWITFRRFTKRFPDYLAAADLSVSLGGYNTTMNILAANTRSLMLPFMQNREQNMRAQRLRDRGVLTLLKEADLEPETLSRRMAESLGTPLQPHGIDLNGGATTTRILEELIG, encoded by the coding sequence ATGCGGATCGTCTTCTATTGCCAGCATGTGCTCGGCGTGGGGCACGTCTTCCGCAGCCTTGAGATAGTCAAGGGACTGGCGGATCACGAAGTCATCATGGTCACCGGCGGTGCCGAGGTGGATTTCGAGCCGCCCGCCAACATGACGCATGTCCGGCTTCCCGGCCTGATGATGTCGCCGGACTTCAAGGATTTCATCCCGCTTGAGGACGGCGTTACAGATGTGGATGACGTGCTTGCCAGACGGCTTTCCCGGTTTCGTGAGATCATGGATGAATATCGGCCCGATGTCTTTCTGGTGGAGCTGTTTCCCTTCGGACGCCGCAAGTTCCGGTTCGAGCTGCTGCCGATTCTGGAAGCGGTGCGGAAGGGGACATGGGGACCGTGTCGGGCCGTGTGCAGTGTCCGGGACATCCTCGTGGAAAAGGATGACATGGAAAAGTACACGCGGCGCGTTCTTGACATGCTCAATCCGAATTTTGACGATGTGCTGGTCCACGCCGATCCCGCGTTCGTTTCCCTTGGCGAAACATTCCCGGCCATGGAACTGATCAAGCCGAACGTCCACTACACCGGCTATGTGGCCCGTGGGCCGCGTCCCGGTGCCGGTCCCGCCCTGCGGGATGAACTTGGGCTCGGCGACACGCCGCTTGTCGTGCTCAGCGCGGGCGGAGGCAATGTGGACGGCGGCCTGACTGCCGCGGCCATCGAGGCATCGACCATTCTTGCCCAGACGTGTCCGCATCGCCTGTGTGTCTTTACCGGCCCCTATGCCTCGGAAGAGCGTCTTGCCCGCTGCCGGTCTCTGGCCGAAGGGTGCGACTGGATCACCTTCAGGCGGTTCACCAAGCGGTTTCCCGATTATCTTGCCGCCGCCGACCTTTCGGTATCACTCGGCGGGTACAACACCACCATGAATATTCTTGCCGCGAACACGCGGAGCCTCATGCTGCCGTTCATGCAGAATCGCGAGCAGAACATGCGTGCCCAAAGACTTCGGGACCGCGGTGTTCTCACCTTGCTCAAGGAAGCCGACCTTGAGCCGGAAACTCTCTCCCGGCGCATGGCTGAATCGCTTGGGACCCCGTTGCAGCCGCACGGCATTGATTTGAACGGCGGAGCCACAACTACCCGTATTCTTGAAGAATTGATTGGATAA